The following DNA comes from Triticum aestivum cultivar Chinese Spring chromosome 3D, IWGSC CS RefSeq v2.1, whole genome shotgun sequence.
TTCCTTCACGGATGGTTAGCGTTCTATGATTAGTACGTGAACTCGTGAAGACCGATGAAAATGCACCACGCCCACTTGGCAGACAAAAATCGGCTATAAAGCCACCAAATTGATGTAGATGACGATGGCAACTTGGGGACCAAAACTAAAAATTCCACTCCGAAATATTTTCCATTGAAGATTCGCGGCCCCATGGCCCGCAGCGTACATGAGCTCAGCCGTGACATGATCACCGGCTACGGCGCCACCAGTGCTTCCGTCATTCGTCCAGGATCCTCTATGGCCAGAGTTGGCACGAAGCAAGAGCCCAGACTATATTTGATCATTTGATACACTTGATGCTCAAACCGCATTAAAAAGCGCAGCAGCACGAACCAAATTAGCAAATGGCCAGACTTACAGTTACAAAAGCTGCAGGATATAAATATTTTAAGTTACTTCTTCCCCAGCTCATATGCTCCATGCACCCTCCACAAAATTCCACTCATGGAAGAGTTTTCTCTGCCAAACATCACTCCGGATTTGTCCATGACCAAGGCCCACACACAATTGACCCACCAGAGCACATGCGTTCGAAATTTCTACAACGATATTGTGATGCTGACACGAACTCTACATCAGTCCACACCGAAAAAGTTTACCCAACCATTTGCTTTGCTCCTCCAATGATCAATCATCAACTGCAGCCAATACAGTCCCCTGCCGGTAGCGACTGCCCTGGCACTCTGGCAGATGAAACATTCATCCACCACTGCGAAAGCCCGCTCAATTCCGGTGCACCATCCGCCGATGTTTGTCCGTATAAAGCACTGTCAATGCTGCAATCGTGCTGGGGGAGTAGACATCTGATGACAAGCCCGAGTCCCCCAACTCCTCTGCGAACAAATTGCCTTGTCGCTTGATCGGTTCGTAGAGAACCTGGAGCATTCGCTCAGCTGATCCAACTTGCAGCTGACGGACTTCATCGTTGAAGATAACCTCGCTGGACCAGTCAAAATGAGATAGACATATGATGAGGTCCAATCCACAGTTAGAAATGCAGGTGGAATATTGCCCAACAGGTTAAAATGAATATatagcacaatcatgttgatgCTTAATTGAGAACGTCGTTTCGCATAACTAGAAGCCACCTTTGTACTTACGGAAATATAAGGTGTAGATTAGAAGAAGGAAAATTACCTTAGTTTTGCAGCTAGATTTTTATCTGTGCACGCTCGAAAAAGGATCTCAGGCACAATGGGAGAGTCCAAAAGGATGTTTGGTAGAGAAATAAAGTTTATCTTTTTTCTCAGGTGGATGAAGCACTCGGTAAGGAAATGAGCTTGGTAGGCCACCACACAGGGTAGCTTTGCTAGCATTAGTTCCATGACAGCTGTTCCGGAAGTACATAATGCTGCTTTACTAGCCTGCAAAAAAAAGGAATATTAGAAAAGTAGACTCTGGCCGCGATAAGTTTCACATACTAACAATCAATCAagtctaataaatttcaaatctaGCCCTATTGGGTTAGTACACTTCGCTACCAAAGGAATGGTTGGTTTGAACAGAGGAGCCTTAACATTACCAACCAAGGAATAAATGCTGTCTCAAAAACAAAGAGTGAACACTTAGAGAATCACTATTTGTGTATAACTAATAGAACTGTTGACAGACAACACTGTATCTTAATATAATTAGACAATCGTTTCCTAGGGAAAAAAAGAATAAAAGCATGGCTGGAATATAATGTGTGGGCCCGTGGGACAATCCAGCGGCTACAGTAATCAACAGTGTTCTAGATTTTTCTTCATAGAGATTTTGATCCTATATAAGATGAGATGAAAATGCTAATGCTAACTTAACCAATCATAGTCTGGGGTTATAGCCACAGCACAGCTGTAAAGGGACAGTAGTAACATGAATCCTTTTGGAACAAACAGCAATACATGATATGTGTGTTAGCAAGGTATGGTGCTACAGTCTTCACATCCGTCAAATGAGTGAAAATATCAACATTCGAAAATGGCAATATCCAAAGAGTGAATTTGGTGGTAGAGAAATAAAGCCATTAACTCGAAAAAGAAGTGAGCTTACATTGAATGCACCATATCTTTTTTCTAGTGAACCCCCAGGTATCAGTACCACTGGAAACGGCACTGATCGAACTACATTTTCAACATAGGTCCTCACATCCCGATGTGGAGCAACTGGGATGACTAGTGACAGATCATTTAAAGTGTGACTTAAATGTTGCACAGTCCGAAAGAAGATTGGAAGCATACGAGCTACTTCCTGCATCCTGCTTCCAGGCAGCATGGTTAAGATTGTGGCATCTATCAAAGGAGTATTTATCATTAGAAAACAGACATGCTTTTTATAACACAACAATCATTTATAGAGCGGTCAATAAACTAGCATCATGCCAGAACACAAAATCCAGATATGATGTCTTGCTATGAATTGTTACTGATGCATATGATAAGGCAAGAAATGTTTCCTAGAGAACGTGCAAGCAAGTGTTTGTCCTCTTTTCATTAAGAGGAGAAGCAAACAATTACTAGACTTGGGTAGCAAGTACCAGGATTAAGATCAAACAACACGCGCACTCTAGCTACTCGGCACTCTAGGCGAGAAAAATTTAATGATTCAGACAGAAATTTTGATGGCCTTGCATTGTgtaaaaaagggcagcccggtgcatgtagctcccgcttgcgcagggtccagggaaggatCCAACCACTTTGGGTCtttagtacgcagcctttccctacatttctgcaagaggctgtttccaggacttgaacccgcgacctcatggtcacaaaggcagcagctttaccattgtgtaaaacaaaaaataaatgtgTATCATGTTAATAATATATGGATGGTATAGTAGACCATACAAGTGTCTAATTTGTCTCCTAGGGCTCCTTTGATACAAAGGAATTTCATAGGATTTTTAAAGGATttgaatccttaggaatttttcctacgatggtcatttgatttgtaggattggaatccttaggattttttccataggattcatctGTACTACATTTTGAAGGAAACTTTCCATCCACTCAAAGCTCTTTGTAGAATTCCATTGTTTTTCCTGTGCTATCAAACACTTCTCTCAATCCCGTAGGATACAAGAGGACATGACACTCTATTCCTATGTTTTCCTATTCCCGCACTTTGAGAATCCTACGAATTAAAGAGGCCCAGTTGGCTAGTTCTATATAGTTCTTTTTCAGCTTTAGCTATGTTCCTTGTTTCACCATATTGATATTTGCAGTTAAAATTAATATAAATGAAATCACAAGAAAAAGCAGGTGCTAAAATATTTGGCCATCTCCTTTGCATCTCATGTAAAACAGATTTGACTATGTAATGAATCATCTGGCAGTTGGTACTCAGGTTGCGTTTGTCATTGCTGCCAATTATGATAATAGTTTCTTCAACCAGCTTTTGTCTACTTTACAATTTCGGTAACCACTTTTTCCTGTTTATGTGGCTATCTTTCCCAGCAGATTATAAAATAAGTTAAGCACATCACAGTTCAGCAATCACAAACTGAGCCTTGAGGATTGATAGTGTGCGAGCATGCCTACATTTGAATGGAAGTTAATAAACTGCCACAGCGATCTGTAGATCTGAAGTTGCACCATTAACATACATCAACCGTCATGTTAGTTTTCGGAAAACAGTAGTATTAGTTTCCTATGAAATTCAGAAAACAGCATGCCCTCCCAGTAGTTATTGGCAACTGAATTTTCCTAACTTACATGTTTGTATATTTCCTTGATGATAATTCATAAAATGCATCAATTACAAAGTTAACACATTACAATTCACCAATCTGATATATATATAAGAAGGAAAAACACAAAAAGGGATATAATAATTGGCATAACGATCTAGTATTTGTGCACAAGAAGAATCCAAGAAGGCACAAAGAATGACACATTTAATTACCTGAAGACAACCCATGCTCCAGTCTAAAAGCTTCACCACTTCGTTGACGCATGGACATGTCAGGAGATAATTCTGAGTCCTATGAAATTTGAAGACATAAACAACTATATTGTGAGTAAAGTTGGTGGTCCCAGATATCAAACAGATATACAAAATTCAAAAGTACTAGTCTTAACAATTCATTTACATGATATCAGCAATGCAGTTTGAAACCGGTTAGTCACTTCTAGAAGACAAGACAACATTCCATGTCAACATTATTCTTAGCATTGCACAATCTCAGAAGAAAACAAGGGAATGCCGCTCTCTCACAACCCACTTGAACCTTTTAGGATCATGATCCTCAGATCCATTTCTTATACAATAATATAGTGCTAAGTATAATCTAGTCCCTAACCCTTGCTTCTACCTAGCTTTGGATGAGATTTAGCTCCTTGGATTTCTATGGCCACACCCAGGTTTAGGCAGGAATAGTATAGGAATCTTTAGATGCACATTCCATGTCCTAATGGATATGAGCCACCTTTCTCAACAAAGGAGATAGGCCTTATTATCCATCAATGACAACAGCCAATGAACTTCAATTTTTTGATGAGATCTCGCCTTGACTATAATTCTATGGTCAACAAAGGAGAAGGTCATTATGCAACAGATACTAATGAAGCCGCACAATTCCCTACCACATTTTTATGTTGAAGCGAAGTCCCTGCCACATTTAAGCCAGCAGCATCATCCAATAAGGGATGGCCCACATATGTAGCAGGCAACCCATGTAATCTGCAAATTTCGTCCTCAAAAGGAAGGATACATAACATATGATCCACAAAATTATGCAACTTTGAGAGCCTGCTTTCACCACCTTTCCAGGCCCAGAATGATGGTGCAACATAATGGACATGTAGAGGGCTATCAACTTTTTGGTTGTACCTACCTAGACAAAagaaaaatcttaccatctttgcTCATGGAAAAATAAATGTAAATTTAGTTATTTGAATGAAATTGTGGTATGGTAAAAATGATTCCACTTAAAGCCTTACATTTTAATTGCTGCAATAGGCGAAACGAAAACCCCTTTGAATCAACAGTAACTACAGCATGAGGCCGAAATAATATAGCAGCATCTAAAGTATCCTTGATCTTCCTCTGCAACATAAAAACGAGTATACATCAAGTGAacacaaacagaaagcaaagcacaAGACACACCAGAGATGCACCTTGACGTTATATATGTGTGGCAGCAGTTCCCACAAACCCATTATGGCAATTTCTTCCATGGGAAAAAGTGATTGCAACCCTTCCTTGCACATTAATTCCCTGCATTGAGAAAATTCTGTTTAGTGAGTAAAAAAATGAAAGATCAAAGTTGCAACATGATGCGATCCAGCTTGAACTGGACTTGGATCAAAGCGTGCATATGGAAAGTAAAATGACGCTATAACAATGCTGAACTAATTAATGCATGGATATGTTGAGCACACACATGAAAATGAACTCACTTTGCATCCAAACAGAGGGAACACAAAGGAACTCCTGACTGCAAACATCAACCAACGGCATTTGAGCAGGAAGTATGTGCATACATCAAGGAGATCAATCATAACTGTATGACGGCGATGACTGACAACTCCACGACATGGCAGTTGACCCTCCATTTTGTTTTCTTCTGGTGAAGATAAAaaacataatactccctccgtaaaaaaaAATATAAGACGGGTTTTTACACTGTCGtagagtcaaaaaacgtcttatattaagttacagagGTAGTAATAAATAAAGCAACCCTAATGTTATGTTTCCTGTATTCACATCCAATCTTCCTTATTCACGCTCCCCTATGGAAGAGAAGGAAACAATGTATCAAGAGAACTGTTGTCTTTTCAATTTTCTTTCTgttcctctacatcatctccaataTTGAAGACTGACTTGAATCCAGAAAGTGAAGGAACTCGTCCTTGTTTCTTTAAGAACCTGATGAACCTACTGCCTAGAAGAGAATCACAAACTAGCATAACAAGAATTAACAAATAAAAATTTCCCTCATTCTGTCACTTGACTAAAAATTGGACACCGAACAAAATATCCACTGGAACACACTTCCCTCTCCATCCCCACAAATTTGATGTTTAAGCGTGCACATAACTACAAATGGAGCCTAGTCTATGTACAGTACATAATCTGAACATGTAAACACTTCCGGAACAGAACAAATAAGCAATCCAGAACTAAACCCCTCTCCAAGTTTCTTTCAAGTCCAAAATACCTTGACTGTATGAAGCATTTCTGTGTAACGAAGATCTATACGAGTACCATGCACAAATGAACATTCATTGAAAAAAAAAAACATTGACATCAAATGGCAAATATAAAGCTTAAAGTGCATGAAGTGATTAGGTGGTTTCAGagctaagtactccctccgttcagaattacttgtcacaaaaatggataaaaatggatgtatctacaactaaaatacatctagatatattcatttcttggacgagtaattccgaacggagggagtagtatttatcaAATGTTCAAACTGGGGCATTTCATCAGAAAAAAATGCTCAAACTGAGACTGAAAAATACTATAATAGCACAGATAACTGAACCAAAAATGGGGTTAAACCACACCCGCCAACGCCAGCAAAACGAACGGGAACAGGGGAGAGCTTCCTGAGGGACGCCATGAGGCGCGAAGCGAGCGAATCGCCGGAGACCTCACCGGCGACAACGAACACCCGAAGTTCGCCGTCCCGGGCCGCTGCGTCGAACACCCTCCCGTAGGAATAAGCGCGTGAGCCCAGCCTGGCCAGCAGCCCCCGCTGGCGCCCGGCGGCAGGGATCCATCGTGACAGCATCAGCCACAGAGGAGCAGAGCGGCGCCGACGGGAGGGAAAACCGGGGAGGGCGGAAAGGGTTAGAAAAAACTCCCCGGGAGTAGTGACTTGAAAAAACAAGGAGCTTATTTGTTTGGATTTTTTTAAGAAGAAAATCGACCTATCCATCGAACACCAAAAGTAACACAAATTACATCCAAATTTGTAGACTACTTAGGGGCAACTAGGTGCACCGCTCTTTCACCGGAACCGAACAAACCTTTTATAATAGACAATCGGAAAATCATCGTGCTGAAGTCCTAAAGAACCATGCACTAGAACAACAATCGTCGATGATGAAAATGAGCGTAGATTAGAAGGATCCAACCCGTAACACATTTTTACACATACGAATGAAGATTGGATCCAAGCTGGTCCACCACAAACAACACCGACCAAATCATGTAAAGGTTTGCCGAAGAGACACCTACACACGCCCTCCGACAACGTTAGACACACAGCAGGAACATGGGCTAGGCAGAAAGAACtttatttcatcttcagggagTCTTCATCGCCTTGTCTTCCTAAACAGGAACAAGCCCTATAAATATTCAATAAAGCATCTAAAAACGAAGTAGGAGCCCTCCTGCCAACCTTTGTCATGATTCATTGCGCCTCTAAGACCATGGAAGACGAGACATATAGGCAGTGGCGTCGGTAGGAGGCGTGGAAACCCCTCGTTTGCCTAAGACGCTATGCACGAGACTACGAGTGGGTAACATTTCGTCGTTTAttttgtcggattacgggttccggcaaaacccttgaggttcgaactctggggtgcgcacgaagatctctctcccccaagCTCACacactcaccacgatctcaaagctgaGCTCGCCGAACTCGatgaacaagggacacaagagtttatactggttcgggccaccgatgtggtgtaataccgtactccagtgtagtgtggtggattgccttgtaggctgggatgaacaagtacaagggaagaactacctcctgaggagaggtgttcttgagctcggtgagcttgtgtggttgaggatgatctgaatgatcgtCTGGGCCGAATCTGTTCTCCCTCtccacggtggtggctagtcctatttatagaggcccgggtcctcttcccaaatatcaggcgggaagggatcccacaacggccaatttaaagggggacggctagtacaagctatcctgacaaaaggtggtcttcgcctgccaaaggctctggtggtgacgccgtcgtgggctccgcggtgacctccgtcctgccgtcctgctggtcttggtctcgttgcaccgatatggaaacctttgcctgatgcctcgggactcctcgcatgcgcctgctcctttagcaccaaagaggaaaccagtactctgcgcccgctggcgcccgcctggccttggtcgtcatggctcacgtcacgggaacctcgggaggtgccccttgccttgatctctccgctcctcgcgagccagcctagtgaggctgcccctaaggaggtcttgtgtctcccgcctcacgaggcttggcccctcgcgagggtcttgggtgtttgccGATGAAGAGgggtcgtaccaggccgctagtggagccacgccgtgggccgcaggcaggcaagtctgtggacccccgttcccagaacaccgacagtagcccccgggcccaaggcgcgctcggacttggcttcgaggcgaagccaaggggcaagtgcggagcgccgcgggccccaaccgcctg
Coding sequences within:
- the LOC123079189 gene encoding probable lipid-A-disaccharide synthase, mitochondrial isoform X1; this translates as MLSRWIPAAGRQRGLLARLGSRAYSYGRVFDAAARDGELRVFVVAGEVSGDSLASRLMASLRKLSPVPVRFAGVGGELMCKEGLQSLFPMEEIAIMGLWELLPHIYNVKRKIKDTLDAAILFRPHAVVTVDSKGFSFRLLQQLKCRYNQKVDSPLHVHYVAPSFWAWKGGESRLSKLHNFVDHMLCILPFEDEICRLHGLPATYVGHPLLDDAAGLNVAGTSLQHKNVDSELSPDMSMRQRSGEAFRLEHGLSSDATILTMLPGSRMQEVARMLPIFFRTVQHLSHTLNDLSLVIPVAPHRDVRTYVENVVRSVPFPVVLIPGGSLEKRYGAFNASKAALCTSGTAVMELMLAKLPCVVAYQAHFLTECFIHLRKKINFISLPNILLDSPIVPEILFRACTDKNLAAKLSEVIFNDEVRQLQVGSAERMLQVLYEPIKRQGNLFAEELGDSGLSSDVYSPSTIAALTVLYTDKHRRMVHRN
- the LOC123079189 gene encoding probable lipid-A-disaccharide synthase, mitochondrial isoform X3; this translates as MLSRWIPAAGRQRGLLARLGSRAYSYGRVFDAAARDGELRVFVVADLRYTEMLHTVKSGVPLCSLCLDAKELMCKEGLQSLFPMEEIAIMGLWELLPHIYNVKRKIKDTLDAAILFRPHAVVTVDSKGFSFRLLQQLKCRYNQKVDSPLHVHYVAPSFWAWKGGESRLSKLHNFVDHMLCILPFEDEICRLHGLPATYVGHPLLDDAAGLNVAGTSLQHKNVDSELSPDMSMRQRSGEAFRLEHGLSSDATILTMLPGSRMQEVARMLPIFFRTVQHLSHTLNDLSLVIPVAPHRDVRTYVENVVRSVPFPVVLIPGGSLEKRYGAFNASKAALCTSGTAVMELMLAKLPCVVAYQAHFLTECFIHLRKKINFISLPNILLDSPIVPEILFRACTDKNLAAKLSEVIFNDEVRQLQVGSAERMLQVLYEPIKRQGNLFAEELGDSGLSSDVYSPSTIAALTVLYTDKHRRMVHRN
- the LOC123079189 gene encoding probable lipid-A-disaccharide synthase, mitochondrial isoform X2; protein product: MDPCRRAPAGAAGQAGLTRLFLREGVRRSGPGRRTSGVRCRRELMCKEGLQSLFPMEEIAIMGLWELLPHIYNVKRKIKDTLDAAILFRPHAVVTVDSKGFSFRLLQQLKCRYNQKVDSPLHVHYVAPSFWAWKGGESRLSKLHNFVDHMLCILPFEDEICRLHGLPATYVGHPLLDDAAGLNVAGTSLQHKNVDSELSPDMSMRQRSGEAFRLEHGLSSDATILTMLPGSRMQEVARMLPIFFRTVQHLSHTLNDLSLVIPVAPHRDVRTYVENVVRSVPFPVVLIPGGSLEKRYGAFNASKAALCTSGTAVMELMLAKLPCVVAYQAHFLTECFIHLRKKINFISLPNILLDSPIVPEILFRACTDKNLAAKLSEVIFNDEVRQLQVGSAERMLQVLYEPIKRQGNLFAEELGDSGLSSDVYSPSTIAALTVLYTDKHRRMVHRN